A stretch of DNA from Desmospora activa DSM 45169:
CCTGGATCGTTCAGGCGATACGGGGATTGCGGCCGTTTGCCATTACGGTCCCTGAGGGGATTCATATGCAAGAGACGACATCGGTAGTATGGGATACGGCTCTACTGATGGATGCGATGGGCGAAGCGGGTCTGTCTCCGGACGATGCGGCGATGACTCGCGGGCGAAAATATCTGTTGTCGCGGCAACAGCAGCGCTTGGGTGACTGGGCGATAAAAAATCCGGGCATTCCCGCAGGGGGATGGGGCTTTTCCGATATCAATACGATCAACCCTGATGTTGACGATACTTCCGCCAGCTTGCGCGTGTTGGCTGCCAGTCTTACTGTGGACCCCACGAGTAAAGGACCATGGGAACGGGGAGCACGCTGGTTGGCCAGTATGCAAAACCGGGATGGTGGTTGGCCTGCATTTGAAAAGAATACGGATAAACGTTGGCCGCGCCTATTGTTGCCGTCAGATCTGCAACCGGGGGCAACCGATCCCTCCACTCCTGATCTAACCGGGCGGACCCTCGCTTTTTTTGGTCGGTTTCGCGGATGGAGAGTGGGGCAGCCAGCGGTTGAGCAAGCGATTCGGTTTTTGGAGCGGGAACAGCGGCCGGAGGGGTGTTGGTTTGGCCGTTGGGGAATTACCTATCTCTACGGAACTTGGGCCGCATTAACCGGAATGGCCGCTGTCGGTTGCCCTGTCACCCATCCGGCGGTATCCAAGGGAGTCAAGTGGTTGATAACGGTGCAACAATCGGATGGAGGATGGGGAGAATCTTGTCGCAGCGATCAGGAAGGAAGATATATTCCACTACAATGGAGCACGCCATCGCAAACAGCATGGGCGTTGGACGCATTGATCGCCTACCATGACCGACCCATCGCCCCCATTCGCGCTGGGGTTCAACGTTTGGTAGAAATGGTGGAAGAAAAGGGGGAGCATACCACTTATCCCACTGGAGCTGGTTTGGCGGGGCACGTTTATTTTCATTATCACAGTTATCGTTATGTCTGGCCCTTGGCGGTGCTGGGTCGATATGAAAAAAAATACGGATCATAAGTCTGATCCATCCACTCTCCAAAATCAGTATAATGGTAGTTGAAGGGATAGATGGAGGTGAATGGTTTTTGTGGATGGGGATCACGGTGGCGACGGCTGTAGCTGGATGGTGGATGGGGCGCTGGTTGCCGTTGGTTGGAGGGTGGTTTTTGCGGGAATCGGTGCTCACCTCGCAGGAACGTCGCCAGGGGGAAATGGTGGGGAAAATCGGTGTCTCCTCAGGGGCGGTTGCGATGGTTTGGTGGGCGACAGAGCCGGGGGAGTGGTTATTGGGACTCACCTTTCTCTTCTTTTTGTTACTGGTGGTGTGGACCGATTGGATGAGAGGGGTGATCCCTGATCGCTTAAATGGGGTTGGGGCTGTTGTTTTTTTGTGTGTACAAGGGATTCGCGGTGAGGAATTGCTGTCGTTGTTGATGGCTGCCATCGCCGGATTCATTCTGTTGGGACTGATTTCTTTGTTAAGTGGTGGGGGCATGGGTGGTGGAGATGTAAAAATGGCAGGTGCTGCCGGTTTTGCCTTAGGGTGGCCCGGATTGGGTGTCGGTTTGGCCTTGGCGATTGTCAGTGGCGGCTTGACGGCATTGTGGCTATGGGGGAGGCGACAGGTGACGGGAAAAACGCCGATTCCCTTCGGCCCACATTTAGCCCTTGGCTTTTTTATCGCTTTTTGGTCAGGGGAAGTGTTGGCGAGTTGGTATCTCTCACTATTGGGAAGATGATGAAAAAGGATCTTTTCTCCATGCGATCGCTCTGACTTTCAGTTCTATATCAAACTAGCAACCCATATAGATGAACTATGGATGAATTGAGAGAAGGAGACGATCATATGGAGAAGAAACGGATTACGATTCGCTTTCATCAGGGGGGACGCTCTCCTACCGTGCAGATCGGGGATCAACAAGCGGATACGGTGTCAAGAGAAGTGAAGGGTGAAGAAGTGACAGGCGCCAAAAAGAAGCTAGACGCGGACAAGCTGGCGGTTCCGACTACCTTAGAAGATAAGAATCCACCCGATGAATCTGATGCTCCATGGGTGTGGGGAATGGAAAGGGAAGAGAGTGTGGAGTGGGGAAAACCTTATTCGTATAAAGGATTACCCGATAAAAAAACGGTGCGATCGGTGATCCTGTCTATTGTAGGGGCGGTGTTGTTGGGGACATTGATGGGTTTTCTGGTACTCTCTCTGTTTTTTTCGAGCGAATCGGATATTTCTACCCGCAGTATCGACTCTCACCTCCCCACTACACCCAATGAAGCGGAACCATCCCAACAGAAGACAGCGGAAAAAGAGGAACAAAAAACCGCTACCCTTAAGCTTCCTGCACTGTCGGGGATCATGGTGCAAGGCGGGACGTATCAGGAAAAAGCAGGAGGCGAACAGGCCGTGCACCAACTGCGAAGTGAAGGCTGGGCTGCAGTCATGTCCGCCGATTCCCCCCATCGATTGTTGCTGGGAATCGGAACGGAAAAAGACGACGCTGCAGCGCTGGCTTCTTTTTATAAGGAAAATGGGCAGACCGTCATCCTGAAAGAGCATCAGGTGAAAGAGACGACACTGTCATTGTCTGAAAAAAATAAGGAAGTGATGGAAGAGAGTATTGCCCCCGTGGTGAAGGAAGGCCATCGGATCTATGCCTTGGTGGCAAAGCGGACCAGTCAAGGTCTCGCCGGCGGTGAGCGTTCATTACAACCGGTGTGGAAAGACGTGGAACAATCCTCAAAAAAGGTTTCATCGCTGGCAAAAGGAATGGAGAACGATCTTCCGCAAAAAGCGCGTGATCCGTTTATCCAAATGATGCAGTCTCTGGATCAGGTCGTACAGAGTGGGCAGGCCAATGTAAACAGCCCGGAAGAGTCCATGTTATGGCAAATTCAGGAAGGATTAATTCGATATGCCCTTGCTTACGAAAAATTTGTGGCTGCTGTCCGATAGAAACCTGGATTGTTTCTTGTTCCGGCATGTCGATTTTGCTAAACTTGAGATATATCGAGCGATGTCCACCCCCCATAGTCCGGCAAGGTGGACGGTGGCCCCGTGGAGTTCGCTGAACTTCTCACAGGGTCTGTTTTTTACACTAATTACCGATCATGAATGAATGATCTTCCCGACTGTGAATGAGTTTAAGGAAAGATTTCTCTTTTTCAATGTGCAAACGGATAGGAGGTCGGGGCCCCCATGCAGCCGGAATTGGTACTCGCTTCCGGGTCTCCGCGACGAAGGGAACTCCTTCGTTCCTTGGGCGTTCCTTTTTCCGTCCATCCCAGTTGGGTGACGGAAGATGTACCCGGTAATCCCTCCCCAGGGGAATTGGTGGAGATCCTTGCTGCCAAAAAAGCGTTGGCGGTGGCTCATACCCGGCATCAAGCCGTGGTGATTGGATCAGATACCGTCGTCTCATTAGAGGGAAAGATTTTGGGAAAACCGGTCGATGAAGAAGATGCCTGCCGTATGTTGGAACGCTTACAGGGGCGGGCGCATCAAGTTTATACGGGTATCGCTCTGGTGGAGATGGATGGGGGAAAAGTTTCACGTCGACTGATCGACCATCGGGTGACCGAAGTGATGGTGCGCAATATGACCACCGACGAAATCCGTTGGTATGTCTCCACCCGGGAACCATTGGATAAAGCTGGGGCATACGGCCTTCAGGGCATCGGCTCCATCTGGGTGGATTGGATCGACGGTTGCTACACCAATGTGGTAGGTTTATCTCTTCCGTTATTGTACGACATGCTCAAACAGCTGGATTACCCGATGATGACCCGGTCATTTTCTCCGGAGCGTAAGGTCTGACCCCACAGTGTGATCAACGAGAGCCTCCTTATGAACCGGAATAACATAAGGAGGCAGTGGAATTGGAACGAGAATCTTTGTTGATCCGCGATGTGCCGGAAGAGGAACGACCGCGGGAGCGTATGCTGCAAGTAGGGCCCCCGTCTTTAGCCAATGCGGAATTGGTGGCGATTTTGTTGCGGACAGGCACTTCTGCTGAGTCTGCGCTCCATCTGGCCAGTCGGATCTTATCCCAAATGGATGGACTAAAAGGATTGGCACAGGCGGATTTACGCGAATTGACGCAAATTCGAGGGATAGGACCGGCCAAAGCGGTTCAACTGTTGGCGGGTATTGAACTGGGACGAAGAGTTTTTCGCGCCGTGCCTGGAGAACGGGTTGCGATTCGATCGCCGCGGGATGCTGCGGAAGCTTGTATGGATGAAATGCGGTATCTTTCCCAGGAACATTTTGTTTGTCTGTTTTTAAACACCAAAAATGTGGTGATTGATAAAAAGTGTATCTATGTCGGTACCTTAAATGCATCGGTCGTCCACCCCAGGGAAGTATTTCGGGAGGCGATCAAAAAAAGCTCCGCTGGTGTCATCTGTATTCACAACCATCCCAGCGGCGATCCCACACCTAGCCGCGAAGACGTTCATGTGACAGAACGCCTGTATGAAGCGGGTCAGTTATTGGGAATTGAACTATTGGATCATATCATTATCGGAGACAACCGATTTTATAGTATGAAAGAAAAAGGGATGTTGCCTGTTTAAATACGAATGACTTGTGCTCCTCAACGAAGGGGCACTGGATCACTACTTTATAAGCAGAAGGGCTGAGCGGGAGATGCGACTTTGGTTTGGAAGCAAAGGGAGCAGCGATGGGGAAACACAGACCATTTTCCAACGTTTTGGAGGATTTACCCGGGATATGGGTATCGATTTGGGTACCGCCAACACTCTGGTATATCTCAAAGGTCACGGCATCGTAGTCCGGGAGCCTTCCGTCGTCGCCCTGGAGACCAGCAGTCAAGATATCATGGCGGTCGGCGAAGAAGCGAAAAGGATGATTGGTCGGACACCAAGCAATATCGTGGCTCGTCGACCGATGAAGGATGGAGTGATCGCCGATTACAATACGACGGCGACGATGTTGGAATATTTTATTAAGAAAGCACAGACGCAACGGGTGTATATTCCACGCCGCCCCAATGTGATGGTTTGTGTTCCATACGGCGTAACGGCTGTAGAGAAGCGGGCGGTGGAAGAAGCGACCCGTCAAGCGGGAGCAAAAGAAGCGCACACGATTGAAGAGCCGTTTGCGGCCGCGATCGGTGCCGGTTTACCGGTGTGGGAACCGACGGGCAGTATGGTGGTGGATATCGGTGGCGGGACGACGGAAGTGGCCGTCATCTCACTGGGTGGGATCGTTACTGCTAAATCGTTGCGTGTGGCCGGAGATGAAATGGATGTCGCCATTATCAAATATATTAAGCGCCAGTATAACTTGATGATCGGAGAGCGGACGGCGGAAAACCTGAAGTTGGAGGTTGGGTCGGCCATGTCGGATAACGAAGAGATCACCCGTGATATTCGCGGACGCGATCTAATCTCCGGACTGCCTAAAACCATCCAGATCACCTCAAAAGAGATTGCTGAAGCATTATCGGATACGGTAAGCGCTATTATCGATTCGGTCAAGCTTACATTGGAACAAACGCCTCCTGAATTGGCCGCTGATATCATGGATCG
This window harbors:
- the radC gene encoding RadC family protein → MERESLLIRDVPEEERPRERMLQVGPPSLANAELVAILLRTGTSAESALHLASRILSQMDGLKGLAQADLRELTQIRGIGPAKAVQLLAGIELGRRVFRAVPGERVAIRSPRDAAEACMDEMRYLSQEHFVCLFLNTKNVVIDKKCIYVGTLNASVVHPREVFREAIKKSSAGVICIHNHPSGDPTPSREDVHVTERLYEAGQLLGIELLDHIIIGDNRFYSMKEKGMLPV
- a CDS encoding Maf family protein, which produces MQPELVLASGSPRRRELLRSLGVPFSVHPSWVTEDVPGNPSPGELVEILAAKKALAVAHTRHQAVVIGSDTVVSLEGKILGKPVDEEDACRMLERLQGRAHQVYTGIALVEMDGGKVSRRLIDHRVTEVMVRNMTTDEIRWYVSTREPLDKAGAYGLQGIGSIWVDWIDGCYTNVVGLSLPLLYDMLKQLDYPMMTRSFSPERKV
- a CDS encoding terpene cyclase/mutase family protein, with translation MDQWGMGAVQAARERLLDEVLPKQRQDGGWVFPFETTAPMTDSYTLLLMEVLGWREERLRAGLVERIRSHIDGDGGWRVYVDEPLPNLTATVEAAVALMATGEESPQGPLVQRAREIVRSQGGIGKAGSLTKVMLSLVGLLDWRHIPRLPLKFMLLPWWFPINFFDLVGFARCHLAPIMVTSHLRVVRRLPRGLHELSGWGEPTTATEQVQTLRRQIYKALPPELSGSAGNRLALAKAVTFMRNRTEVDGTLYSFLTGTVLMVFAWLGLGLSPSHPWIVQAIRGLRPFAITVPEGIHMQETTSVVWDTALLMDAMGEAGLSPDDAAMTRGRKYLLSRQQQRLGDWAIKNPGIPAGGWGFSDINTINPDVDDTSASLRVLAASLTVDPTSKGPWERGARWLASMQNRDGGWPAFEKNTDKRWPRLLLPSDLQPGATDPSTPDLTGRTLAFFGRFRGWRVGQPAVEQAIRFLEREQRPEGCWFGRWGITYLYGTWAALTGMAAVGCPVTHPAVSKGVKWLITVQQSDGGWGESCRSDQEGRYIPLQWSTPSQTAWALDALIAYHDRPIAPIRAGVQRLVEMVEEKGEHTTYPTGAGLAGHVYFHYHSYRYVWPLAVLGRYEKKYGS
- a CDS encoding rod shape-determining protein; its protein translation is MRLWFGSKGSSDGETQTIFQRFGGFTRDMGIDLGTANTLVYLKGHGIVVREPSVVALETSSQDIMAVGEEAKRMIGRTPSNIVARRPMKDGVIADYNTTATMLEYFIKKAQTQRVYIPRRPNVMVCVPYGVTAVEKRAVEEATRQAGAKEAHTIEEPFAAAIGAGLPVWEPTGSMVVDIGGGTTEVAVISLGGIVTAKSLRVAGDEMDVAIIKYIKRQYNLMIGERTAENLKLEVGSAMSDNEEITRDIRGRDLISGLPKTIQITSKEIAEALSDTVSAIIDSVKLTLEQTPPELAADIMDRGIVLTGGGALLRNLDQCLSEETQMPVVVAENALDCVAIGTGQALENIHLFTSGMGSSKPSGRRL
- a CDS encoding prepilin peptidase; this translates as MGITVATAVAGWWMGRWLPLVGGWFLRESVLTSQERRQGEMVGKIGVSSGAVAMVWWATEPGEWLLGLTFLFFLLLVVWTDWMRGVIPDRLNGVGAVVFLCVQGIRGEELLSLLMAAIAGFILLGLISLLSGGGMGGGDVKMAGAAGFALGWPGLGVGLALAIVSGGLTALWLWGRRQVTGKTPIPFGPHLALGFFIAFWSGEVLASWYLSLLGR